A portion of the Leptospira kanakyensis genome contains these proteins:
- a CDS encoding adenylate/guanylate cyclase domain-containing protein yields MKKRVFLLFLFGLFFGLSHCKEVNRNKPIAKEGKMDLSSWDFNKDGNITLDGEWEFYWKQTNTSIQIDSEFGKEPKYIYQTVPSNWKGVDWFGETLDGFGYATYKLKVFFPPNTPSLAFHNLDLSSAYRLYINGKLIVEQGSFGINPNYFEPSYKSVLMDLEPLSGETEIVYEISNFHYSKGGFWESMEVGERRMLYDKVNRSYQITSFLAGSIFLWALYHLGLFVMRRQDKASLFISLFSLLIVMRLLTIGERNILSIFPDMPMDFLIRLEFATIYIATIVFAYFYRLVFPNTVGQRTMWVLYILITPFLISLFLPVAVFSAKIHFFQIFLISVCVRITIAIIMAYRSDTVGAGLSLIGFSFVFGTVVHDILYQNNVINTMNLTPFGFLGFILFQGYILSYGFTRAYLSIEKLKERLEVSNKELNILKEGLEDIVVERTQELESSKANIERLNEFAKTLNTSLELDSILAKAFDYLNDEVYCDSMILLLVDSENSKLIYHKSVVSPNSGLTLESKLQGVSFPLDPSAGLFYHVYKRNRPFRFAKVWESRLNESNQKFVQLIGKHPGMIIPLSSQGKVIAMLALFSVLKGTSFSRSQLQLVENTAENIATAVTNSILVEEMNREKFIAENARMQMENAKNEVVKLNEFTKKINSESSLSQIIEEMFNYILKTFEIEATLLQLIDTKKKELYTYNTTIPPYATEEQLLFAKSFRVPLNEKGGIIYKTYARKRALFVPKPPKKYESELDEQIFTKLSLTSFVAVPLVVQNEVIGMAYFTSYQKPMEVTREVLRRISGFCDQIAGAIQNSLLLQITEAERKKSEQAKAEIQKMNEFAKTVNSQNNLENILAEIFGFIRKNYKIEHCVLYFLDKEYNEFRYLNHSGFDLLVDENINYFKSLRFPLREESGFIYKCYQRKRHFYMKHVPKSMPFAIDKQITDKSGMKGFLISPLVNNDEVVAMAVYGISDENIQLNIDEVNSIVGVSEHIASAINNHFLLKKIEEEKLRSDSLLLNILPKNVAEELQKKGRVNPVEFENVTLLMTSFPGFSQITGQLTPEELIEGLDLYFSRFDEIIKAQGMEKLRMTGDMYLAAGGLPVGNFTHAVDACLAALQIKDEVNRMIEDFRDIPFRPNGITIAIHSGPVVAGVIGKSKFNYDVWGKTVTQTQAIRRGGVGVPINISQETMEKVKRLFHIGNQRQINTYEGDQVPIYELLSLKPDLSDDTGSMPNEKFGRLYTQQKRGAKILIK; encoded by the coding sequence ATGAAGAAAAGAGTCTTTTTGTTATTCCTATTCGGCCTGTTCTTTGGATTGTCTCATTGTAAGGAAGTCAATCGCAACAAACCAATCGCGAAAGAAGGAAAGATGGACTTGTCCTCATGGGATTTCAACAAAGATGGAAACATCACTCTAGATGGAGAATGGGAATTTTATTGGAAACAAACAAACACTAGCATTCAAATTGATTCCGAATTTGGAAAAGAACCAAAATACATCTACCAAACTGTTCCTTCTAATTGGAAAGGTGTAGATTGGTTTGGCGAAACCTTAGATGGATTTGGTTATGCGACATATAAATTAAAAGTTTTTTTCCCACCAAACACACCTAGTTTGGCCTTTCATAACTTAGACCTTTCTTCTGCCTATCGATTGTACATCAACGGCAAACTAATCGTAGAACAAGGTAGTTTCGGAATCAATCCCAACTATTTTGAACCATCCTATAAATCGGTTCTTATGGATTTAGAACCTCTCTCTGGTGAAACTGAAATTGTTTATGAAATTTCCAACTTTCATTATTCCAAAGGTGGGTTTTGGGAAAGTATGGAAGTTGGCGAAAGACGAATGTTATATGACAAAGTCAATCGCAGTTACCAAATTACTTCCTTTCTAGCAGGAAGTATCTTCCTTTGGGCCTTATACCATTTGGGACTTTTTGTCATGCGCAGACAAGACAAAGCCAGTCTTTTTATATCGTTATTTAGTTTACTCATTGTTATGCGACTTCTCACGATAGGAGAAAGGAACATTCTCAGTATATTTCCGGATATGCCGATGGATTTTCTCATTCGTTTGGAATTTGCAACCATCTATATTGCAACAATTGTTTTCGCTTACTTTTACCGATTGGTTTTTCCAAACACAGTGGGCCAAAGAACCATGTGGGTGTTATACATCCTCATCACACCTTTTCTTATTTCTTTATTTTTACCAGTTGCAGTCTTCAGTGCCAAAATCCATTTTTTCCAAATCTTTCTCATTTCAGTCTGCGTCCGAATCACCATAGCCATCATTATGGCATACCGTTCTGACACTGTGGGGGCTGGTTTATCTCTCATTGGATTTAGTTTTGTTTTTGGAACGGTGGTTCATGACATCCTCTACCAAAACAATGTCATCAATACAATGAACTTAACCCCATTTGGTTTTTTGGGTTTTATTTTATTCCAAGGTTATATCCTTTCTTATGGATTCACAAGAGCCTACCTTTCTATTGAAAAACTAAAAGAACGTTTGGAAGTTTCCAACAAAGAATTAAATATCCTAAAAGAAGGATTAGAAGACATTGTTGTCGAAAGAACTCAAGAATTAGAAAGTTCTAAAGCCAACATTGAACGTCTGAACGAATTTGCAAAAACCCTCAATACCTCTCTCGAATTAGATAGTATTCTCGCCAAAGCATTCGATTATTTGAATGATGAAGTGTATTGTGACTCGATGATTTTATTACTCGTAGATTCTGAAAATTCTAAACTCATTTATCATAAATCTGTTGTATCACCAAACTCTGGACTTACCTTAGAATCTAAACTCCAAGGTGTGAGTTTCCCTCTCGATCCAAGTGCAGGACTTTTTTATCATGTCTACAAAAGGAACCGGCCTTTCCGATTTGCTAAAGTTTGGGAATCACGTCTCAACGAATCCAATCAAAAGTTTGTGCAACTGATTGGAAAACATCCAGGAATGATCATCCCCCTCAGCTCACAAGGGAAAGTCATTGCCATGTTAGCTCTTTTTAGTGTATTAAAAGGTACTAGTTTTTCCAGATCCCAACTCCAGTTAGTCGAGAATACGGCAGAAAACATCGCAACAGCCGTAACCAACTCCATCCTTGTCGAAGAAATGAACCGAGAAAAGTTCATCGCAGAAAATGCAAGGATGCAAATGGAGAATGCAAAAAACGAAGTAGTCAAACTAAACGAATTCACCAAAAAAATCAATTCGGAGTCAAGTCTCTCACAAATCATCGAAGAGATGTTTAACTATATCTTAAAAACATTCGAAATCGAAGCCACTCTCCTACAACTTATTGATACAAAGAAAAAAGAGTTATACACCTACAATACGACCATTCCACCTTATGCAACAGAAGAACAATTGTTATTTGCAAAATCATTTAGAGTTCCCCTAAACGAAAAAGGTGGGATCATTTATAAAACTTATGCCAGAAAAAGAGCACTGTTTGTTCCCAAACCACCAAAAAAATACGAATCCGAGTTAGACGAACAGATTTTTACAAAACTAAGTCTTACTTCTTTTGTTGCGGTTCCTCTTGTGGTACAAAACGAAGTGATTGGTATGGCTTATTTCACTTCTTACCAAAAACCAATGGAAGTCACACGAGAAGTTCTCCGACGGATTTCCGGATTTTGTGATCAAATTGCGGGAGCCATTCAAAACTCGCTTTTATTACAAATTACGGAAGCTGAACGTAAAAAATCAGAACAAGCAAAAGCTGAAATTCAAAAAATGAATGAGTTTGCAAAAACTGTAAACTCTCAGAACAATTTAGAAAATATTCTCGCAGAAATTTTTGGATTCATTCGCAAAAACTACAAAATCGAACATTGTGTTCTCTATTTTCTCGATAAAGAATACAATGAATTCAGATATTTAAATCACTCTGGATTCGATCTATTAGTTGATGAGAATATAAATTATTTTAAATCCCTTCGTTTTCCCCTCAGAGAAGAAAGTGGATTCATATATAAATGTTACCAAAGAAAACGCCATTTTTATATGAAACATGTTCCTAAGTCTATGCCCTTTGCCATCGACAAACAAATCACAGACAAATCGGGGATGAAAGGATTTCTGATTTCTCCACTCGTTAACAACGACGAGGTGGTTGCTATGGCAGTTTATGGGATCAGCGATGAAAACATCCAATTGAATATTGATGAAGTGAATTCCATTGTAGGTGTTTCGGAACATATTGCCAGTGCGATCAACAATCATTTTTTACTAAAAAAAATCGAAGAAGAAAAACTAAGATCTGATTCTCTTCTACTCAATATCCTTCCGAAAAACGTTGCCGAAGAGTTACAGAAAAAAGGCAGAGTAAACCCTGTTGAATTTGAAAACGTAACCTTACTTATGACCAGTTTCCCTGGGTTTTCACAGATTACGGGACAACTCACTCCAGAAGAACTCATCGAAGGTTTGGATTTATACTTCTCTCGTTTTGATGAAATCATCAAAGCACAAGGAATGGAAAAACTTCGTATGACAGGGGATATGTATCTCGCGGCCGGAGGACTTCCTGTAGGAAATTTCACTCATGCAGTGGATGCCTGCCTTGCCGCCTTACAGATCAAAGATGAAGTCAACCGAATGATTGAAGACTTTAGAGACATTCCGTTCCGTCCCAACGGAATCACAATTGCAATCCATTCAGGGCCGGTAGTCGCAGGAGTGATTGGGAAATCTAAATTTAACTATGATGTATGGGGAAAAACAGTCACACAAACCCAAGCCATACGGCGAGGTGGTGTAGGAGTTCCAATCAATATCTCACAAGAAACAATGGAAAAAGTAAAACGATTATTCCATATCGGCAACCAACGACAAATCAATACATACGAAGGAGACCAAGTTCCTATTTATGAATTGTTATCTTTAAAACCGGATTTGTCGGATGATACAGGATCTATGCCGAATGAAAAATTTGGAAGATTATACACCCAACAAAAACGTGGAGCTAAAATTTTAATCAAATGA
- a CDS encoding adenylate/guanylate cyclase domain-containing protein, translating to MIYGLFAIAILFVGILYGMYSLYKQKEEKEKNIFQLQEEVIVLKEELAEKEKELVSTKSISEDFSDKLVDSYSQLSDLDGLLREINSASDLKEILKILGRYIREKFKVPHYLLYVYKQESEALEFFHSNFPEELTTKTKEEIISRPIPVSDPYVTMYAHAYVRKRKRSFYIQDFESYKTEGVELANKQSANLKSLLIVPLYLRNKFIGTLDLLDYSGIFELTEQQLNQIKIIADYIAGTIETGYLLDELKQGNITIQKEKENIETNRLKLENLHRFNRKINSFSQIEDITREVFTYLKINHRVELGFILLVDPKTNSLVPLMEGAEVFNKGLLVSNFLRTFRPVLSPNIGSLFRTYEKQKPVYLKKSIKWKQLSTIDTSIVDSFKLELFGQIPLVVQGQTIGIICVTRLTREQDWTKDEFAEITSFCEQVAGAIHNANLRRDLEKEREKTLHFIRNILPGDLADELIERGEVVPMEYESVSILFTDFKNFTSAAESLSPEDLIEQLDGCFSQFDDIAVRHNFEKLKTIGDSYMAAGGIPQGNFTHPVDACLFAMEIKSFMTQIRSFKQMLGQEFWEIRIGIHTGPVVAGVVGKTKFAYDVWGDTVNTASRMESSGDAGEINLSETTYDKVKRFFECEYRGKVKAKNKGELGMYFLKRLRPEFSRDAEGMVPNQIFLDLYKNLQIGAKIIYRQTGS from the coding sequence ATGATCTACGGTCTTTTTGCCATCGCGATTCTTTTTGTTGGAATTCTTTATGGAATGTATTCCTTATACAAACAAAAAGAAGAGAAAGAAAAAAATATCTTCCAATTACAAGAGGAAGTTATTGTCTTAAAAGAAGAATTGGCTGAAAAAGAAAAGGAACTAGTCAGCACAAAATCCATCTCCGAAGATTTTTCCGATAAACTTGTCGATTCTTATAGCCAACTTTCTGATTTGGATGGGCTCCTTCGGGAAATCAATTCCGCTTCTGATTTAAAAGAAATTTTAAAAATTTTAGGTCGTTATATTCGGGAAAAATTCAAAGTTCCTCATTATCTTTTGTATGTTTATAAACAAGAATCAGAAGCCTTGGAATTTTTTCACAGTAACTTCCCCGAAGAACTGACAACAAAGACAAAAGAAGAAATTATCAGCAGACCAATTCCTGTTTCGGATCCTTACGTAACCATGTATGCACATGCATATGTTAGAAAACGAAAAAGAAGTTTTTACATTCAAGATTTTGAATCTTACAAAACGGAAGGGGTAGAACTTGCCAACAAACAATCAGCCAATTTAAAATCCCTTTTGATTGTACCTCTTTACTTACGTAACAAATTCATTGGCACCTTGGATTTATTAGATTATTCAGGGATATTTGAACTCACCGAACAACAACTCAACCAAATCAAAATCATAGCAGATTATATAGCGGGAACCATCGAAACAGGATACTTATTGGATGAACTCAAACAAGGGAATATCACAATCCAAAAAGAAAAAGAAAATATTGAAACCAACAGATTAAAGTTAGAAAACTTACACCGGTTCAATAGGAAAATTAACTCTTTTTCACAAATTGAAGATATAACGAGAGAAGTATTCACTTACCTTAAAATAAACCACAGAGTGGAGTTAGGTTTTATCCTTCTCGTAGATCCCAAAACTAACTCTTTGGTTCCTCTTATGGAAGGTGCAGAAGTGTTCAACAAAGGCCTTCTTGTGAGTAATTTCCTCCGCACCTTTCGGCCCGTCCTTTCACCAAACATAGGTTCGCTTTTTAGAACTTACGAAAAACAAAAACCTGTTTACTTAAAAAAATCAATCAAATGGAAACAACTATCCACCATTGATACTTCGATTGTAGATAGTTTTAAATTAGAACTTTTTGGACAAATTCCACTTGTTGTCCAAGGACAAACCATCGGGATCATTTGTGTTACAAGGCTTACCAGAGAACAAGATTGGACAAAGGATGAGTTCGCAGAAATCACATCTTTTTGTGAACAAGTAGCCGGTGCGATCCACAATGCAAACCTTAGGCGAGACTTAGAAAAAGAAAGGGAAAAAACTCTCCATTTCATTCGGAACATCCTTCCTGGTGATCTAGCAGATGAACTCATTGAACGTGGAGAAGTTGTTCCTATGGAATACGAATCTGTCAGTATCCTTTTTACTGATTTTAAAAACTTCACATCCGCAGCAGAATCGCTTTCTCCGGAAGATCTCATTGAACAATTAGATGGATGTTTTTCTCAATTTGATGATATCGCAGTTCGTCACAATTTCGAAAAACTAAAAACCATTGGTGATTCTTATATGGCAGCCGGTGGGATCCCTCAAGGAAATTTCACTCATCCCGTGGATGCTTGTCTTTTCGCTATGGAAATTAAATCCTTTATGACACAAATCCGCTCCTTCAAACAAATGTTAGGCCAAGAATTTTGGGAAATTCGGATTGGAATCCATACTGGACCTGTTGTTGCAGGAGTTGTTGGAAAAACAAAATTTGCCTATGATGTTTGGGGAGATACTGTCAACACAGCTAGTCGTATGGAAAGTTCGGGAGATGCTGGTGAAATCAATCTTTCCGAAACTACCTACGACAAGGTAAAACGATTTTTTGAATGTGAATACAGGGGAAAGGTAAAGGCCAAAAACAAAGGGGAACTAGGGATGTATTTTTTAAAACGACTGCGTCCTGAATTTTCAAGAGACGCAGAAGGTATGGTTCCCAACCAAATCTTTCTAGACTTATATAAAAATCTGCAGATTGGTGCCAAGATCATCTACCGACAAACTGGATCTTAG
- a CDS encoding helix-turn-helix transcriptional regulator — protein METRQVRILFLAFYVLSLLVWIAEEAFTLTNPVYFDRFRIIIATVESFIAISSFLVVFILYKELKAEAVENVHAKSQIHDLKRTNRILKNPELGFWAEAKAQMEEWKLSEAETEIAILLLRGFSQKQIAAVRKKSLRTIENQTASIYEKSSMRGKLEFISYFLTPLLPEEE, from the coding sequence ATGGAGACTCGCCAGGTAAGAATTCTTTTTTTAGCATTTTATGTTTTATCTCTTCTGGTATGGATTGCTGAGGAAGCATTCACCTTAACAAATCCAGTATACTTTGATCGTTTTCGGATCATCATTGCCACGGTAGAATCCTTCATTGCTATCTCTTCCTTTCTTGTGGTTTTCATTCTTTACAAAGAATTGAAGGCTGAGGCTGTCGAAAACGTTCACGCCAAATCTCAAATCCATGATTTAAAACGTACCAACAGAATTTTAAAAAATCCAGAACTAGGATTCTGGGCTGAAGCAAAAGCCCAAATGGAAGAATGGAAATTGTCCGAAGCAGAAACAGAAATCGCCATCTTACTCCTTCGTGGGTTCTCTCAAAAACAAATTGCTGCGGTTCGCAAAAAAAGCCTCCGCACCATCGAAAACCAAACTGCCTCTATCTATGAAAAATCTTCCATGAGAGGAAAATTGGAATTTATCTCTTATTTTTTAACACCCCTACTGCCCGAGGAAGAGTGA